The following coding sequences lie in one Arabidopsis thaliana chromosome 3, partial sequence genomic window:
- the RLP34 gene encoding receptor like protein 34 (receptor like protein 34 (RLP34); CONTAINS InterPro DOMAIN/s: Leucine-rich repeat, typical subtype (InterPro:IPR003591), Leucine-rich repeat-containing N-terminal domain, type 2 (InterPro:IPR013210), Leucine-rich repeat (InterPro:IPR001611); BEST Arabidopsis thaliana protein match is: receptor like protein 53 (TAIR:AT5G27060.1); Has 142392 Blast hits to 33789 proteins in 1239 species: Archae - 73; Bacteria - 11207; Metazoa - 34063; Fungi - 1634; Plants - 83633; Viruses - 34; Other Eukaryotes - 11748 (source: NCBI BLink).), with translation MVGIESHRKTESWGNNSDCCNWEGVTCNAKSGEVIELNLSCSSLHGRFHSNSSIRNLHFLTTLDRSHNDFEGQITSSIENLSHLTSLDLSYNRFSGQILNSIGNLSRLTSLDLSFNQFSGQIPSSIGNLSHLTFLGLSGNRFFGQIPSSIGNLSHLTFLGLSGNRFFGQFPSSIGGLSNLTNLHLSYNKYSGQIPSSIGNLSQLIVLYLSVNNFYGEIPSSFGNLNQLTRLDVSFNKLGGNFPNVLLNLTGLSVVSLSNNKFTGTLPPNITSLSNLMAFYASDNAFTGTFPSFLFIIPSLTYLGLSGNQLKGTLEFGNISSPSNLQYLNIGSNNFIGPIPSSISKLINLQELGISHLNTQCRPVDFSIFSHLKSLDDLRLSYLTTTTIDLNDILPYFKTLRSLDLSGNLVSATNKSSVSSDPPSQSIQSLYLSGCGITDFPEILRTQHELGFLDVSNNKIKGQVPGWLWTLPNLFYLNLSNNTFIGFQRPTKPEPSMAYLLGSNNNFTGKIPSFICELRSLYTLDLSDNNFSGSIPRCMENLKSNLSELNLRQNNLSGGFPEHIFESLRSLDVGHNQLVGKLPRSLRFFSNLEVLNVESNRINDMFPFWLSSLQKLQVLVLRSNAFHGPINQALFPKLRIIDISHNHFNGSLPTEYFVEWSRMSSLGTYEDGSNVNYLGSGYYQDSMVLMNKGVESELVRILTIYTAVDFSGNKFEGEIPKSIGLLKELHVLNLSNNAFTGHIPSSIGNLTALESLDVSQNKLYGEIPQEIGNLSLLSYMNFSHNQLTGLVPGGQQFLTQRCSSFEGNLGLFGSSLEEVCRDIHTPASHQQFETPQTEEEDEDLISWIAAAIGFGPGIAFGLMFGYILVSYKPEWFMNPFGRNNRRRKRHTTTH, from the coding sequence ATGGTTGGCATTGAATCTCATCGGAAGACGGAGTCATGGGGGAATAACAGCGACTGTTGTAATTGGGAGGGAGTCACGTGCAATGCCAAGTCCGGGGAAGTGATCGAGCTCAACCTTAGCTGCAGCTCCCTCCATGGCCGGTTTCATTCCAACAGCAGTATTCGAAACCTTCATTTCCTAACCACTCTAGACCGTTCACATAATGATTTTGAAGGTCAAATCACGTCTTCAATTGAAAATCTGTCTCATCTCACCTCTCTCGACCTTTCTTATAATCGTTTTTCGGGTCAGATTCTGAATTCAATCGGAAACCTTTCTCGTCTCACCTCTCTCGACCTTTCTTTTAATCAGTTTTCGGGTCAGATTCCATCATCAATTGGTAATCTTTCTCATCTCACCTTTCTAGGTCTTTCTGGTAATCGTTTTTTTGGTCAGATTCCATCTTCAATTGGTAATCTTTCTCATCTCACCTTTCTAGGTCTTTCTGGTAATCGTTTTTTTGGTCAGTTTCCGTCTTCAATTGGAGGTCTTTCTAATCTCACCAATCTCCACCTTTCTTATAACAAATATTCGGGTCAGATTCCATCTTCGATTGGCAACCTTTCTCAACTTATCGTTCTCTACCTTTCTGTTAACAATTTCTATGGTGAAATCCCATCTTCTTTTGGCAATCTAAACCAGCTGACCCGCTTAGATGTTTCTTTCAACAAGCTCGGTGGAAACTTTCCCAATGTCCTACTAAACTTGACAGGGTTGTCAGTTGTATCACTCTCCAACAATAAGTTCACAGGCACGCTTCCTCCTAATATCACTTCACTATCCAACTTGATGGCTTTTTATGCAAGTGACAACGCCTTCACCGGAACATtcccttcttttctcttcatcattcCTTCTTTGACTTACCTTGGTTTGAGTGGTAACCAACTCAAAGGCACTCTTGAGTTTGGGAATATATCTTCACCATCTAACCTACAATACCTTAACATTGGCAGCAACAACTTCATAGGACCAATCCCGAGTTCCATTTCCAAATTAATCAACCTTCAGGAACTTGGCATTTCCCATTTAAACACCCAATGTCGCCCAGTTGACTTTAGTATCTTCTCGCATCTCAAGTCGCTTGACGATCTTAGGCTATCCTATTTGACCACCACTACGATTGACTTGAACGATATCTTACCATATTTCAAGACGCTCCGTTCATTGGATCTCTCAGGCAACCTTGTTTCAGCCACAAACAAGTCTTCAGTTTCTTCAGATCCTCCTTCGCAATCGATACAATCTTTGTACTTGTCAGGATGCGGTATCACCGATTTTCCAGAGATCCTAAGAACACAACACGAATTGGGGTTTCTAGACGtttccaacaacaaaatcaaaggtCAAGTTCCTGGCTGGTTATGGACGCTACCAAACTTGTTCTACTTGAATCTTTCCAACAACACTTTCATCGGTTTCCAAAGACCAACGAAACCTGAACCATCTATGGCGTACTTGCTTGGCTCCAACAATAACTTCACCGGCAAGATTCCTTCTTTCATATGTGAGTTGCGTTCTCTATACACTCTCGATTTATCAGACAACAACTTTAGCGGTTCAATCCCTCGTTGTATGGAAAATCTCAAGAGTAATCTTTCAGAACTAAACCTTCGTCAAAATAATCTTAGTGGAGGTTTTCCAGAGCATATTTTCGAAAGTCTAAGGTCGCTTGATGTCGGCCATAACCAGCTTGTGGGAAAGCTTCCAAGatctttgagatttttctctAATCTTGAAGTTTTGAACGTGGAAAGCAACAGAATCAACGACATGTTTCCGTTCTGGTTGAGTTCTCTACAAAAGCTACAAGTTCTTGTCCTTCGCTCCAATGCATTCCATGGACCAATAAATCAAGCCTTGTTCCCTAAGTTGCGAATCATCGACATATCACATAATCACTTCAATGGAAGTTTGCCGACAGAGTATTTTGTGGAGTGGAGTAGGATGTCATCACTTGGGACATACGAAGATGGGTCGAATGTAAACTACCTGGGATCAGGCTATTACCAAGATTCAATGGTTTTGATGAATAAAGGTGTAGAGTCGGAGCTGGTACGTATCCTCACAATCTACACAGCAGTCGACTTTTCgggaaacaaatttgaaggAGAGATTCCAAAGTCCATCGGTCTATTGAAAGAGCTTCATGTGCTCAACTTGTCAAACAATGCTTTCACCGGCCACATCCCTTCATCTATAGGGAACCTGACAGCTCTCGAGTCGTTGGACGTTTCCCAGAACAAGCTTTATGGAGAAATCCCACAAGAGATAGGGAACCTCTCGTTGCTTTCGTATATGAACTTCTCTCATAACCAGCTTACAGGCCTAGTACCAGGAGGCCAGCAGTTTCTAACGCAGCGTTGCTCTTCCTTTGAAGGTAACTTGGGACTTTTCGGCTCTTCTCTTGAAGAAGTTTGCAGAGATATTCACACGCCAGCATCACATCAACAGTTTGAAACGCCgcaaacagaggaagaagacgaagatctGATTAGTTGGATAGCAGCTGCAATAGGATTCGGACCTGGTATTGCCTTTGGTTTGATGTTTGGATACATACTCGTTTCCTATAAACCAGAGTGGTTCATGAACCCTTTTGGCCGAAACAATCGTAGACGGAAAAGACACACAACAACTCACTAG
- the RLP34 gene encoding receptor like protein 34, with amino-acid sequence MVGIESHRKTESWGNNSDCCNWEGVTCNAKSGEVIELNLSCSSLHGRFHSNSSIRNLHFLTTLDRSHNDFEGQITSSIENLSHLTSLDLSYNRFSGQILNSIGNLSRLTSLDLSFNQFSGQIPSSIGLSGNRFFGQFPSSIGGLSNLTNLHLSYNKYSGQIPSSIGNLSQLIVLYLSVNNFYGEIPSSFGNLNQLTRLDVSFNKLGGNFPNVLLNLTGLSVVSLSNNKFTGTLPPNITSLSNLMAFYASDNAFTGTFPSFLFIIPSLTYLGLSGNQLKGTLEFGNISSPSNLQYLNIGSNNFIGPIPSSISKLINLQELGISHLNTQCRPVDFSIFSHLKSLDDLRLSYLTTTTIDLNDILPYFKTLRSLDLSGNLVSATNKSSVSSDPPSQSIQSLYLSGCGITDFPEILRTQHELGFLDVSNNKIKGQVPGWLWTLPNLFYLNLSNNTFIGFQRPTKPEPSMAYLLGSNNNFTGKIPSFICELRSLYTLDLSDNNFSGSIPRCMENLKSNLSELNLRQNNLSGGFPEHIFESLRSLDVGHNQLVGKLPRSLRFFSNLEVLNVESNRINDMFPFWLSSLQKLQVLVLRSNAFHGPINQALFPKLRIIDISHNHFNGSLPTEYFVEWSRMSSLGTYEDGSNVNYLGSGYYQDSMVLMNKGVESELVRILTIYTAVDFSGNKFEGEIPKSIGLLKELHVLNLSNNAFTGHIPSSIGNLTALESLDVSQNKLYGEIPQEIGNLSLLSYMNFSHNQLTGLVPGGQQFLTQRCSSFEGNLGLFGSSLEEVCRDIHTPASHQQFETPQTEEEDEDLISWIAAAIGFGPGIAFGLMFGYILVSYKPEWFMNPFGRNNRRRKRHTTTH; translated from the exons ATGGTTGGCATTGAATCTCATCGGAAGACGGAGTCATGGGGGAATAACAGCGACTGTTGTAATTGGGAGGGAGTCACGTGCAATGCCAAGTCCGGGGAAGTGATCGAGCTCAACCTTAGCTGCAGCTCCCTCCATGGCCGGTTTCATTCCAACAGCAGTATTCGAAACCTTCATTTCCTAACCACTCTAGACCGTTCACATAATGATTTTGAAGGTCAAATCACGTCTTCAATTGAAAATCTGTCTCATCTCACCTCTCTCGACCTTTCTTATAATCGTTTTTCGGGTCAGATTCTGAATTCAATCGGAAACCTTTCTCGTCTCACCTCTCTCGACCTTTCTTTTAATCAGTTTTCGGGTCAGATTCCATCATCAATTG GTCTTTCTGGTAATCGTTTTTTTGGTCAGTTTCCGTCTTCAATTGGAGGTCTTTCTAATCTCACCAATCTCCACCTTTCTTATAACAAATATTCGGGTCAGATTCCATCTTCGATTGGCAACCTTTCTCAACTTATCGTTCTCTACCTTTCTGTTAACAATTTCTATGGTGAAATCCCATCTTCTTTTGGCAATCTAAACCAGCTGACCCGCTTAGATGTTTCTTTCAACAAGCTCGGTGGAAACTTTCCCAATGTCCTACTAAACTTGACAGGGTTGTCAGTTGTATCACTCTCCAACAATAAGTTCACAGGCACGCTTCCTCCTAATATCACTTCACTATCCAACTTGATGGCTTTTTATGCAAGTGACAACGCCTTCACCGGAACATtcccttcttttctcttcatcattcCTTCTTTGACTTACCTTGGTTTGAGTGGTAACCAACTCAAAGGCACTCTTGAGTTTGGGAATATATCTTCACCATCTAACCTACAATACCTTAACATTGGCAGCAACAACTTCATAGGACCAATCCCGAGTTCCATTTCCAAATTAATCAACCTTCAGGAACTTGGCATTTCCCATTTAAACACCCAATGTCGCCCAGTTGACTTTAGTATCTTCTCGCATCTCAAGTCGCTTGACGATCTTAGGCTATCCTATTTGACCACCACTACGATTGACTTGAACGATATCTTACCATATTTCAAGACGCTCCGTTCATTGGATCTCTCAGGCAACCTTGTTTCAGCCACAAACAAGTCTTCAGTTTCTTCAGATCCTCCTTCGCAATCGATACAATCTTTGTACTTGTCAGGATGCGGTATCACCGATTTTCCAGAGATCCTAAGAACACAACACGAATTGGGGTTTCTAGACGtttccaacaacaaaatcaaaggtCAAGTTCCTGGCTGGTTATGGACGCTACCAAACTTGTTCTACTTGAATCTTTCCAACAACACTTTCATCGGTTTCCAAAGACCAACGAAACCTGAACCATCTATGGCGTACTTGCTTGGCTCCAACAATAACTTCACCGGCAAGATTCCTTCTTTCATATGTGAGTTGCGTTCTCTATACACTCTCGATTTATCAGACAACAACTTTAGCGGTTCAATCCCTCGTTGTATGGAAAATCTCAAGAGTAATCTTTCAGAACTAAACCTTCGTCAAAATAATCTTAGTGGAGGTTTTCCAGAGCATATTTTCGAAAGTCTAAGGTCGCTTGATGTCGGCCATAACCAGCTTGTGGGAAAGCTTCCAAGatctttgagatttttctctAATCTTGAAGTTTTGAACGTGGAAAGCAACAGAATCAACGACATGTTTCCGTTCTGGTTGAGTTCTCTACAAAAGCTACAAGTTCTTGTCCTTCGCTCCAATGCATTCCATGGACCAATAAATCAAGCCTTGTTCCCTAAGTTGCGAATCATCGACATATCACATAATCACTTCAATGGAAGTTTGCCGACAGAGTATTTTGTGGAGTGGAGTAGGATGTCATCACTTGGGACATACGAAGATGGGTCGAATGTAAACTACCTGGGATCAGGCTATTACCAAGATTCAATGGTTTTGATGAATAAAGGTGTAGAGTCGGAGCTGGTACGTATCCTCACAATCTACACAGCAGTCGACTTTTCgggaaacaaatttgaaggAGAGATTCCAAAGTCCATCGGTCTATTGAAAGAGCTTCATGTGCTCAACTTGTCAAACAATGCTTTCACCGGCCACATCCCTTCATCTATAGGGAACCTGACAGCTCTCGAGTCGTTGGACGTTTCCCAGAACAAGCTTTATGGAGAAATCCCACAAGAGATAGGGAACCTCTCGTTGCTTTCGTATATGAACTTCTCTCATAACCAGCTTACAGGCCTAGTACCAGGAGGCCAGCAGTTTCTAACGCAGCGTTGCTCTTCCTTTGAAGGTAACTTGGGACTTTTCGGCTCTTCTCTTGAAGAAGTTTGCAGAGATATTCACACGCCAGCATCACATCAACAGTTTGAAACGCCgcaaacagaggaagaagacgaagatctGATTAGTTGGATAGCAGCTGCAATAGGATTCGGACCTGGTATTGCCTTTGGTTTGATGTTTGGATACATACTCGTTTCCTATAAACCAGAGTGGTTCATGAACCCTTTTGGCCGAAACAATCGTAGACGGAAAAGACACACAACAACTCACTAG
- the RLP34 gene encoding receptor like protein 34 — translation MKGSWVVSTSIIRITLSFTFLFICHFSDVLAAPTRHLCRPEQKDALLKFKNEFEIGKPSPTCKMVGIESHRKTESWGNNSDCCNWEGVTCNAKSGEVIELNLSCSSLHGRFHSNSSIRNLHFLTTLDRSHNDFEGQITSSIENLSHLTSLDLSYNRFSGQILNSIGNLSRLTSLDLSFNQFSGQIPSSIGLSGNRFFGQFPSSIGGLSNLTNLHLSYNKYSGQIPSSIGNLSQLIVLYLSVNNFYGEIPSSFGNLNQLTRLDVSFNKLGGNFPNVLLNLTGLSVVSLSNNKFTGTLPPNITSLSNLMAFYASDNAFTGTFPSFLFIIPSLTYLGLSGNQLKGTLEFGNISSPSNLQYLNIGSNNFIGPIPSSISKLINLQELGISHLNTQCRPVDFSIFSHLKSLDDLRLSYLTTTTIDLNDILPYFKTLRSLDLSGNLVSATNKSSVSSDPPSQSIQSLYLSGCGITDFPEILRTQHELGFLDVSNNKIKGQVPGWLWTLPNLFYLNLSNNTFIGFQRPTKPEPSMAYLLGSNNNFTGKIPSFICELRSLYTLDLSDNNFSGSIPRCMENLKSNLSELNLRQNNLSGGFPEHIFESLRSLDVGHNQLVGKLPRSLRFFSNLEVLNVESNRINDMFPFWLSSLQKLQVLVLRSNAFHGPINQALFPKLRIIDISHNHFNGSLPTEYFVEWSRMSSLGTYEDGSNVNYLGSGYYQDSMVLMNKGVESELVRILTIYTAVDFSGNKFEGEIPKSIGLLKELHVLNLSNNAFTGHIPSSIGNLTALESLDVSQNKLYGEIPQEIGNLSLLSYMNFSHNQLTGLVPGGQQFLTQRCSSFEGNLGLFGSSLEEVCRDIHTPASHQQFETPQTEEEDEDLISWIAAAIGFGPGIAFGLMFGYILVSYKPEWFMNPFGRNNRRRKRHTTTH, via the exons ATGAAAGGCTCTTGGGTGGTCTCAACGAGTATCATTCGTAttactctttcttttactttcttattCATTTGTCATTTTTCGGACGTGCTTGCGGCTCCTACTAGGCACTTGTGTCGTCCCGAACAAAAGGATGCACTTCTCAAGTTCAAAAACGAGTTTGAGATTGGGAAGCCTTCTCCTACTTGTAAGATGGTTGGCATTGAATCTCATCGGAAGACGGAGTCATGGGGGAATAACAGCGACTGTTGTAATTGGGAGGGAGTCACGTGCAATGCCAAGTCCGGGGAAGTGATCGAGCTCAACCTTAGCTGCAGCTCCCTCCATGGCCGGTTTCATTCCAACAGCAGTATTCGAAACCTTCATTTCCTAACCACTCTAGACCGTTCACATAATGATTTTGAAGGTCAAATCACGTCTTCAATTGAAAATCTGTCTCATCTCACCTCTCTCGACCTTTCTTATAATCGTTTTTCGGGTCAGATTCTGAATTCAATCGGAAACCTTTCTCGTCTCACCTCTCTCGACCTTTCTTTTAATCAGTTTTCGGGTCAGATTCCATCATCAATTG GTCTTTCTGGTAATCGTTTTTTTGGTCAGTTTCCGTCTTCAATTGGAGGTCTTTCTAATCTCACCAATCTCCACCTTTCTTATAACAAATATTCGGGTCAGATTCCATCTTCGATTGGCAACCTTTCTCAACTTATCGTTCTCTACCTTTCTGTTAACAATTTCTATGGTGAAATCCCATCTTCTTTTGGCAATCTAAACCAGCTGACCCGCTTAGATGTTTCTTTCAACAAGCTCGGTGGAAACTTTCCCAATGTCCTACTAAACTTGACAGGGTTGTCAGTTGTATCACTCTCCAACAATAAGTTCACAGGCACGCTTCCTCCTAATATCACTTCACTATCCAACTTGATGGCTTTTTATGCAAGTGACAACGCCTTCACCGGAACATtcccttcttttctcttcatcattcCTTCTTTGACTTACCTTGGTTTGAGTGGTAACCAACTCAAAGGCACTCTTGAGTTTGGGAATATATCTTCACCATCTAACCTACAATACCTTAACATTGGCAGCAACAACTTCATAGGACCAATCCCGAGTTCCATTTCCAAATTAATCAACCTTCAGGAACTTGGCATTTCCCATTTAAACACCCAATGTCGCCCAGTTGACTTTAGTATCTTCTCGCATCTCAAGTCGCTTGACGATCTTAGGCTATCCTATTTGACCACCACTACGATTGACTTGAACGATATCTTACCATATTTCAAGACGCTCCGTTCATTGGATCTCTCAGGCAACCTTGTTTCAGCCACAAACAAGTCTTCAGTTTCTTCAGATCCTCCTTCGCAATCGATACAATCTTTGTACTTGTCAGGATGCGGTATCACCGATTTTCCAGAGATCCTAAGAACACAACACGAATTGGGGTTTCTAGACGtttccaacaacaaaatcaaaggtCAAGTTCCTGGCTGGTTATGGACGCTACCAAACTTGTTCTACTTGAATCTTTCCAACAACACTTTCATCGGTTTCCAAAGACCAACGAAACCTGAACCATCTATGGCGTACTTGCTTGGCTCCAACAATAACTTCACCGGCAAGATTCCTTCTTTCATATGTGAGTTGCGTTCTCTATACACTCTCGATTTATCAGACAACAACTTTAGCGGTTCAATCCCTCGTTGTATGGAAAATCTCAAGAGTAATCTTTCAGAACTAAACCTTCGTCAAAATAATCTTAGTGGAGGTTTTCCAGAGCATATTTTCGAAAGTCTAAGGTCGCTTGATGTCGGCCATAACCAGCTTGTGGGAAAGCTTCCAAGatctttgagatttttctctAATCTTGAAGTTTTGAACGTGGAAAGCAACAGAATCAACGACATGTTTCCGTTCTGGTTGAGTTCTCTACAAAAGCTACAAGTTCTTGTCCTTCGCTCCAATGCATTCCATGGACCAATAAATCAAGCCTTGTTCCCTAAGTTGCGAATCATCGACATATCACATAATCACTTCAATGGAAGTTTGCCGACAGAGTATTTTGTGGAGTGGAGTAGGATGTCATCACTTGGGACATACGAAGATGGGTCGAATGTAAACTACCTGGGATCAGGCTATTACCAAGATTCAATGGTTTTGATGAATAAAGGTGTAGAGTCGGAGCTGGTACGTATCCTCACAATCTACACAGCAGTCGACTTTTCgggaaacaaatttgaaggAGAGATTCCAAAGTCCATCGGTCTATTGAAAGAGCTTCATGTGCTCAACTTGTCAAACAATGCTTTCACCGGCCACATCCCTTCATCTATAGGGAACCTGACAGCTCTCGAGTCGTTGGACGTTTCCCAGAACAAGCTTTATGGAGAAATCCCACAAGAGATAGGGAACCTCTCGTTGCTTTCGTATATGAACTTCTCTCATAACCAGCTTACAGGCCTAGTACCAGGAGGCCAGCAGTTTCTAACGCAGCGTTGCTCTTCCTTTGAAGGTAACTTGGGACTTTTCGGCTCTTCTCTTGAAGAAGTTTGCAGAGATATTCACACGCCAGCATCACATCAACAGTTTGAAACGCCgcaaacagaggaagaagacgaagatctGATTAGTTGGATAGCAGCTGCAATAGGATTCGGACCTGGTATTGCCTTTGGTTTGATGTTTGGATACATACTCGTTTCCTATAAACCAGAGTGGTTCATGAACCCTTTTGGCCGAAACAATCGTAGACGGAAAAGACACACAACAACTCACTAG
- the RLP34 gene encoding receptor like protein 34 gives MVGIESHRKTESWGNNSDCCNWEGVTCNAKSGEVIELNLSCSSLHGRFHSNSSIRNLHFLTTLDRSHNDFEGQITSSIENLSHLTSLDLSYNRFSGQILNSIGNLSRLTSLDLSFNQFSGQIPSSIGNLSHLTFLGLSGNRFFGQFPSSIGGLSNLTNLHLSYNKYSGQIPSSIGNLSQLIVLYLSVNNFYGEIPSSFGNLNQLTRLDVSFNKLGGNFPNVLLNLTGLSVVSLSNNKFTGTLPPNITSLSNLMAFYASDNAFTGTFPSFLFIIPSLTYLGLSGNQLKGTLEFGNISSPSNLQYLNIGSNNFIGPIPSSISKLINLQELGISHLNTQCRPVDFSIFSHLKSLDDLRLSYLTTTTIDLNDILPYFKTLRSLDLSGNLVSATNKSSVSSDPPSQSIQSLYLSGCGITDFPEILRTQHELGFLDVSNNKIKGQVPGWLWTLPNLFYLNLSNNTFIGFQRPTKPEPSMAYLLGSNNNFTGKIPSFICELRSLYTLDLSDNNFSGSIPRCMENLKSNLSELNLRQNNLSGGFPEHIFESLRSLDVGHNQLVGKLPRSLRFFSNLEVLNVESNRINDMFPFWLSSLQKLQVLVLRSNAFHGPINQALFPKLRIIDISHNHFNGSLPTEYFVEWSRMSSLGTYEDGSNVNYLGSGYYQDSMVLMNKGVESELVRILTIYTAVDFSGNKFEGEIPKSIGLLKELHVLNLSNNAFTGHIPSSIGNLTALESLDVSQNKLYGEIPQEIGNLSLLSYMNFSHNQLTGLVPGGQQFLTQRCSSFEGNLGLFGSSLEEVCRDIHTPASHQQFETPQTEEEDEDLISWIAAAIGFGPGIAFGLMFGYILVSYKPEWFMNPFGRNNRRRKRHTTTH, from the exons ATGGTTGGCATTGAATCTCATCGGAAGACGGAGTCATGGGGGAATAACAGCGACTGTTGTAATTGGGAGGGAGTCACGTGCAATGCCAAGTCCGGGGAAGTGATCGAGCTCAACCTTAGCTGCAGCTCCCTCCATGGCCGGTTTCATTCCAACAGCAGTATTCGAAACCTTCATTTCCTAACCACTCTAGACCGTTCACATAATGATTTTGAAGGTCAAATCACGTCTTCAATTGAAAATCTGTCTCATCTCACCTCTCTCGACCTTTCTTATAATCGTTTTTCGGGTCAGATTCTGAATTCAATCGGAAACCTTTCTCGTCTCACCTCTCTCGACCTTTCTTTTAATCAGTTTTCGGGTCAGATTCCATCATCAATTGGTAATCTTTCTCATCTCACCTTTCTAG GTCTTTCTGGTAATCGTTTTTTTGGTCAGTTTCCGTCTTCAATTGGAGGTCTTTCTAATCTCACCAATCTCCACCTTTCTTATAACAAATATTCGGGTCAGATTCCATCTTCGATTGGCAACCTTTCTCAACTTATCGTTCTCTACCTTTCTGTTAACAATTTCTATGGTGAAATCCCATCTTCTTTTGGCAATCTAAACCAGCTGACCCGCTTAGATGTTTCTTTCAACAAGCTCGGTGGAAACTTTCCCAATGTCCTACTAAACTTGACAGGGTTGTCAGTTGTATCACTCTCCAACAATAAGTTCACAGGCACGCTTCCTCCTAATATCACTTCACTATCCAACTTGATGGCTTTTTATGCAAGTGACAACGCCTTCACCGGAACATtcccttcttttctcttcatcattcCTTCTTTGACTTACCTTGGTTTGAGTGGTAACCAACTCAAAGGCACTCTTGAGTTTGGGAATATATCTTCACCATCTAACCTACAATACCTTAACATTGGCAGCAACAACTTCATAGGACCAATCCCGAGTTCCATTTCCAAATTAATCAACCTTCAGGAACTTGGCATTTCCCATTTAAACACCCAATGTCGCCCAGTTGACTTTAGTATCTTCTCGCATCTCAAGTCGCTTGACGATCTTAGGCTATCCTATTTGACCACCACTACGATTGACTTGAACGATATCTTACCATATTTCAAGACGCTCCGTTCATTGGATCTCTCAGGCAACCTTGTTTCAGCCACAAACAAGTCTTCAGTTTCTTCAGATCCTCCTTCGCAATCGATACAATCTTTGTACTTGTCAGGATGCGGTATCACCGATTTTCCAGAGATCCTAAGAACACAACACGAATTGGGGTTTCTAGACGtttccaacaacaaaatcaaaggtCAAGTTCCTGGCTGGTTATGGACGCTACCAAACTTGTTCTACTTGAATCTTTCCAACAACACTTTCATCGGTTTCCAAAGACCAACGAAACCTGAACCATCTATGGCGTACTTGCTTGGCTCCAACAATAACTTCACCGGCAAGATTCCTTCTTTCATATGTGAGTTGCGTTCTCTATACACTCTCGATTTATCAGACAACAACTTTAGCGGTTCAATCCCTCGTTGTATGGAAAATCTCAAGAGTAATCTTTCAGAACTAAACCTTCGTCAAAATAATCTTAGTGGAGGTTTTCCAGAGCATATTTTCGAAAGTCTAAGGTCGCTTGATGTCGGCCATAACCAGCTTGTGGGAAAGCTTCCAAGatctttgagatttttctctAATCTTGAAGTTTTGAACGTGGAAAGCAACAGAATCAACGACATGTTTCCGTTCTGGTTGAGTTCTCTACAAAAGCTACAAGTTCTTGTCCTTCGCTCCAATGCATTCCATGGACCAATAAATCAAGCCTTGTTCCCTAAGTTGCGAATCATCGACATATCACATAATCACTTCAATGGAAGTTTGCCGACAGAGTATTTTGTGGAGTGGAGTAGGATGTCATCACTTGGGACATACGAAGATGGGTCGAATGTAAACTACCTGGGATCAGGCTATTACCAAGATTCAATGGTTTTGATGAATAAAGGTGTAGAGTCGGAGCTGGTACGTATCCTCACAATCTACACAGCAGTCGACTTTTCgggaaacaaatttgaaggAGAGATTCCAAAGTCCATCGGTCTATTGAAAGAGCTTCATGTGCTCAACTTGTCAAACAATGCTTTCACCGGCCACATCCCTTCATCTATAGGGAACCTGACAGCTCTCGAGTCGTTGGACGTTTCCCAGAACAAGCTTTATGGAGAAATCCCACAAGAGATAGGGAACCTCTCGTTGCTTTCGTATATGAACTTCTCTCATAACCAGCTTACAGGCCTAGTACCAGGAGGCCAGCAGTTTCTAACGCAGCGTTGCTCTTCCTTTGAAGGTAACTTGGGACTTTTCGGCTCTTCTCTTGAAGAAGTTTGCAGAGATATTCACACGCCAGCATCACATCAACAGTTTGAAACGCCgcaaacagaggaagaagacgaagatctGATTAGTTGGATAGCAGCTGCAATAGGATTCGGACCTGGTATTGCCTTTGGTTTGATGTTTGGATACATACTCGTTTCCTATAAACCAGAGTGGTTCATGAACCCTTTTGGCCGAAACAATCGTAGACGGAAAAGACACACAACAACTCACTAG